DNA from Metabacillus flavus:
CGATTGCTTGCAGAGAGCCCAGTCATCCTGGTTATATATTTAATTGACAGGGTTATAGCAGACCGATAAACTTGAGTTAATTTGAAGCTTATGTGATAAAATAGGGAAGCATATGCTATTTTACAGCAACTTTAGGAGCAGTACATAGAGGAGGAACACCTGTGTCGGATAAGTCAGCCCCAAAAAAGAAAAAAAGTCCTGTGCTGGAGTGGATTATTGCCATTGCAGTTGCCGTGCTGCTTGCGGTAAGTATCCGAATCTTTATTTTCGAGCCCTACGTGGTAGATGGAGATTCCATGGATCCTACACTGAAAAATACTGAAAAGCTTTTCGTAAACAAGGCGATTCATTACATTGGAAAGTTTGACAGAGGAGACATCGTCATTATCAATGGAAAAGAAAATAAAGAGCACTATGTAAAAAGAATAATTGGGCTTCCAGGGGACACTGTTGAAGTGAAAAATGATGTTCTGTATGTGAATGGGAAAGAAGTAAAAGAGCCTTACTTAAACTCAAATCGTAAAGCTGCCCAGGCTTCAGGCCTTCAGCTCACCAACGATTTCCAGGAAGTAAAGGTCCCCGATGAAAAATATTTTGTTATGGGTGACAACCGTCTGGTCAGCATGGACAGCAGGACAGGTCTTGGCTTAATTGAAGCGGATCGAGTCATTGGAAAATCAGAGTTTGTCATGCTTCCTTTTAATAAAATTCGCGCAACAAATTAATAAAAGCAAGACAGCTGGCCGTTTACGGACCGGCTGTTTTTTTGTTTGGCGGCTTTAAAGGCTTTCAAGGAAGATCCTGGACAGTATTTTTTTATGTAACATTTATTACAGCACATCCGTCTGTTTACATAAATAGGAAGTGAGGCGATTTGATGAAAAAGGCGGCAGCTGCATTGATATTTTGTATGCTCTTACTGACTGGCTGTTTAGGGGGGAGAGTGAATCAAAAAAAGAAAGCAGTGATACAGCATCCCAAAGCTCTGCCGAAAGCGGAGGGAAAGCAGAAACGGAACAGGCGGCAAGTGATAATAAGGAGCAGGCTCTCCAGACGCCTTCGAACAGGAAAATCATTTACACAGCCGATATGGTTATCGAAGTGAAAGATTTTGATAAAGCCTATCAGAACATTCAGCATGAGGCTCAATCCGCTGGGGGATATGTGGTCAGTACAAGCTCCAATGTGAGCGGAGAAGAAAGCGGGCTGAATGAGGGGACGATGACCCTCCGTATTCCACAGGATAAATTCAGCGGGTTTTTAAGTTCTATGGAAAAGGGAGCATATAAGATTGTCCAAAAAAATATATCGGGCCAGGATGTAACAGAGGAATTTGTGGATTTAGAATCACGGCTTAAAGCAAAAGAAGCGGTCGAGGCACGTTTGCTGGAATTTATGAAGAAGGCGGAAAAAACAGGTGATCTCTTAGCCATTTCAAAGGATCTTTCAGCGGTTCAGCAAGAAATCGAAC
Protein-coding regions in this window:
- the lepB gene encoding signal peptidase I yields the protein MSDKSAPKKKKSPVLEWIIAIAVAVLLAVSIRIFIFEPYVVDGDSMDPTLKNTEKLFVNKAIHYIGKFDRGDIVIINGKENKEHYVKRIIGLPGDTVEVKNDVLYVNGKEVKEPYLNSNRKAAQASGLQLTNDFQEVKVPDEKYFVMGDNRLVSMDSRTGLGLIEADRVIGKSEFVMLPFNKIRATN
- a CDS encoding DUF4349 domain-containing protein, with protein sequence MRRFDEKGGSCIDILYALTDWLFRGESESKKESSDTASQSSAESGGKAETEQAASDNKEQALQTPSNRKIIYTADMVIEVKDFDKAYQNIQHEAQSAGGYVVSTSSNVSGEESGLNEGTMTLRIPQDKFSGFLSSMEKGAYKIVQKNISGQDVTEEFVDLESRLKAKEAVEARLLEFMKKAEKTGDLLAISKDLSAVQQEIEQLKGRMKYLQNQTDLSTITIQLSETKVVVPGVKNQDLNTWEKTQKQFMNSVNALLYAGSALIIFFAGNLLVWILLLAAGWAAYYFWRKRRSD